DNA from Microbacterium foliorum:
CATCCCCGGGGCCAGGATGCCGTCGTAGTACATCTCGCGCCGGGCCTGCGCGCAGTCGTGCACGTCGATGCCGAGGTGGTGCGACGTGCCATGGACCATGTATCGCCGGTGCTGCCCGCCGGCGTCGCCGTCGAGAGCCTCCTGCGCGGTGACGGGGAGCAGGCCCCACTCGGCGACGCGCTCGGCGATCACGCGCATCGCGGCCTCGTGCACCTCGCGGAAGCGCACGCCGACGCGTGCGGCGGCGAAGGCGGCGTCCGCCGCCTCGCGCACGGTCTCGTATACGCGACGCTGGACGTCGGTGAACGTGCCGGAGACCGGGAGGGTGCGCGTGATGTCGGCGGTGTAGAGGCTGTCGGCCTCGACGCCGGCATCCACGAGGATCAGGTCGCCGGGCACCACGGTGCCGTCGTTGCGCGTCCAGTGCAGGTAGCAGGCGTGCGGACCCGACGCGGCGATGGTGTCGTAGCCCTCGCCGTTCCCGTCCTCGCGGGCGCGGCGGTGGAAGACGCCCTCGACCACGCGCTCGCCGCGGGCGTGCGCGATCGCGGCGGGCAGAGAGCGGATGATGTCGTCGAACCCCTGGGCGGTGATGTCGACGGCGCGGCGCATCTCGGCGATCTCGAACTCGTCCTTGACCAGACGCAGCTCGGAGACGAAACGGGTGAGGTCGTCGTCCTCCTCCAGCACGAGTTCGCCGTCGACGCCGACATAGCGGTCGAGGTGCTCGGTGGCGATGTCGAGGTCGGCGGCGACGCCCGCGAGCGACGGACGGGGGCCGATCCAGAACTCGCCGACGGTCGCGTCCGCGTAGAACTCGGTCGTCGTGCGGTCGGCGCGCTCGCGGAAGTAGAGGGTGACGTCATGCCCTCCGTCGGTCGGCTCGAACACCAGCACCGAGTCGGGCTCTGCGTCTGCCGCCCAGCCGGTGAGGTGCGCGAACGCGGAGTGCGCGCGGTACGGGTAGTCGGTGTCGTTGCTGCGCTGCTTGAGCGAGCCCGCGGGGATGACGAGACGTGCGCCGGGGAACGCGGCGGACACGGCGGCGCGACGCGTCGCGGCGAACGACGCCTGCGGGCGGGGAGCCGGGACCGACTCCGGGCGCTCGGCCCACCCGGTCGAGATCGTGTCGAGGAAGCCGCGGGGGAACGGCTGCTTGCGGTTCGTGGTCGTCGCTTCGACGGGGGTCTCTGTCGTGGGCTCTGCGATCGTGTCGCGGTCTGCGGTGCTCATCGCTCCAGTCTGTCACCTGCGCGGAGCGCGCGGCATCTCAGCCCGCGGGCTCGAGCTGCACCACGAGTCCCCGGTGGTCGCTTCCGGTGGCATCGTCGATCACCGCGGACCCGGTGGGCGTCCAGTTCTGCGACGCCATCACGTGGTCGATGGGGGTGCTCAGCAGCGCCGGAAGCGAGCTCGGCCAGGTTCCGCTGTAGCCGTTCCCGGTGCGCGAGGCGGCGTCCCGGCAGTACCCCATGTCGCCGCCGTCGACGCCGAGACCCGCCATGTGGTCGATCGTGGCGTTGAAATCGCCGGCGAGGATGAAGTCGCCCGTCGGGCACTGATCGGCGATCCACCGCAGATCGCTCTGCCACTGCGCCATGTCCTCCATGCGCGGTGCCACGGCATGCACTGCGACGATCGCCGGTCCTCCGGCGTTCGCGTCGACCGGCATCAGGACCACGCTGGGCACGGAGCCGGTGTTGTTCGAGCCGTCCTCCGACGACGGGATCACCGAGTACTCGCCGAGGTCGGGGGAGACGAGGACCGTGGTGTGCCACGACTTCGGCCCGTCGACGACATCCGGCTGGAACTGCACGTGGTGCACCCACATCGGATGGCCCTGGTCCCGCAGTGACACGGCGATCTGCTCGCCGACCTCCTCGGTGGTCTCGGGGAGGGCGACGATGTCGGCCCCGCGCTCGAGGATCTGCCCGGCGACCTCCTCGGCCGAGACCTCGTCGCCCGCGGTGTTCCAGGTGAGCACGCGGATGCTCGTGTCGGTCGCCGCCGGGAGCGTGTCGCCGCCGAATCCGCGCTGCAGCCCGATGAGCCCCGTGGCACCCGCGCCCAGCAGCGCGATGATCAGCACGGACGCCGCGAAGCCGCGCAGCGGCCGGGCGAAGAGGAGCAGCAGCGCGATGACCGCGGCCACGAGGAAGCCCGCCAGCACGACGCCCCGCGCCGCGACGACCTGCGCGAACGGATAGGTCTGCTCGAGGTGGAAGAACTGCGGCCACACCGCGATCGCCGTCGCGATCGCGAGCAGCACCGTGACGAGAATCCCCAGTAGTCGAAGCATCCGCTCCAGCCTAGAAGGCGTCGCTGTGAAGACCCTGCCGCGCGGAGCGCGGGACCCCGGGCGGCGCCGTCGTCGGTACGCTCGGAGGATGCCTCTCGCTCGTTCCGCCCGCTTCGCCGGTCCCGCCGACCTGCACATGCACTCCAACCACTCCGACGGCACGGAACCGCCGGCCGAGGTGGTGCGCCAGGCGCAGCGATTCGGAGTGCGGACGATGGCGCTGACCGACCACGATCGCACCACGGGGTGGGACGAGGCAGCCGCGGCGACGGCCGAGCTGGGCATGACGTTCATCCCCGGCATGGAGCTCTCCGCGAAGCACGAATGGCGCAGCGTACATGTGCTCGGCTACCTGTTCGATCCCCTCGATCCGGCGCTGCAGGCCGAGACCGATCGGATCCGCGACGACCGCATCGGGCGCGCGGAGCGCATCGTCCGCAGCATCGGGCGCGACTACGACCTCGACTGGGACGACGTCCTCGCCCAGACGACGCTCGATGCCACCGTCGGGCGCCCGCACATCGCCGATGCGCTCGTCGCCCGCGGGATCGTCAAGGACCGCACGGAGGCGTTCGACGGCATCCTGCATCCTCGCGAGGGGTACTACGAGCCGCATTACGCCCCCGATCCGCTGACCGCGGTGCGGCTGATCACGGACGCCGGGGGAGTCGCGATCATCGCGCACCCGGTCACCGTCGGACGCGACCGCATGATGCCGGTGTCGTTCCTCGAGACGCTGATCG
Protein-coding regions in this window:
- a CDS encoding endonuclease/exonuclease/phosphatase family protein, with amino-acid sequence MLRLLGILVTVLLAIATAIAVWPQFFHLEQTYPFAQVVAARGVVLAGFLVAAVIALLLLFARPLRGFAASVLIIALLGAGATGLIGLQRGFGGDTLPAATDTSIRVLTWNTAGDEVSAEEVAGQILERGADIVALPETTEEVGEQIAVSLRDQGHPMWVHHVQFQPDVVDGPKSWHTTVLVSPDLGEYSVIPSSEDGSNNTGSVPSVVLMPVDANAGGPAIVAVHAVAPRMEDMAQWQSDLRWIADQCPTGDFILAGDFNATIDHMAGLGVDGGDMGYCRDAASRTGNGYSGTWPSSLPALLSTPIDHVMASQNWTPTGSAVIDDATGSDHRGLVVQLEPAG
- a CDS encoding aminopeptidase P family protein; translation: MSTADRDTIAEPTTETPVEATTTNRKQPFPRGFLDTISTGWAERPESVPAPRPQASFAATRRAAVSAAFPGARLVIPAGSLKQRSNDTDYPYRAHSAFAHLTGWAADAEPDSVLVFEPTDGGHDVTLYFRERADRTTTEFYADATVGEFWIGPRPSLAGVAADLDIATEHLDRYVGVDGELVLEEDDDLTRFVSELRLVKDEFEIAEMRRAVDITAQGFDDIIRSLPAAIAHARGERVVEGVFHRRAREDGNGEGYDTIAASGPHACYLHWTRNDGTVVPGDLILVDAGVEADSLYTADITRTLPVSGTFTDVQRRVYETVREAADAAFAAARVGVRFREVHEAAMRVIAERVAEWGLLPVTAQEALDGDAGGQHRRYMVHGTSHHLGIDVHDCAQARREMYYDGILAPGMVFTIEPGLYFQIDDLTVPVEYRGIGVRIEDDILMTEDGPVNLSADIPRTADEVEAWIARVQG
- a CDS encoding PHP domain-containing protein yields the protein MPLARSARFAGPADLHMHSNHSDGTEPPAEVVRQAQRFGVRTMALTDHDRTTGWDEAAAATAELGMTFIPGMELSAKHEWRSVHVLGYLFDPLDPALQAETDRIRDDRIGRAERIVRSIGRDYDLDWDDVLAQTTLDATVGRPHIADALVARGIVKDRTEAFDGILHPREGYYEPHYAPDPLTAVRLITDAGGVAIIAHPVTVGRDRMMPVSFLETLIAAGLGGFEIDHRENTEAGKRTLRAVVAAHDLIVTGSSDYHGTGKPNLPGENTTAEVMVERLIERASGSSPRYP